The genomic DNA GTGAGTTCCCGATAGTTGACACGTTCACAACTGAGATGATGCCGGGAAGAGAACGTGGAAAGAGACTGGCCACCGTATACACCATAGCTGTTACCGCAGGTCCGGTGATCGCATTTCTGGTCTATGAGATGAAGGTGATAGCGCCACCGTTCTATTCGTGGAGGATAATATTCTGGTTCATGGGTATAGTGGGCATAGCTATATGGGCGGTGCGTACGAGACTAAGTGAATCCCCGAGATGGCTTGAGGTTCATGGCAAATACGATGAAGCCGATAAGATCGTCAGTAACTGGGAAGAGAGGATCATGAAGGAGAAGAACATGGCGAAACTCCCTGATGTCAGGGAAAGCACGGATATTTCACCTAAGAAATCGAGGTACAGAGACATATTTGCTCCGGACATAAGGAGCAGAACCATAATGATGCTCATATTCCAGTTCTTCCAGAGTGGAATATTCTATGGGTTCGTTTCTCTTGCTCCTCTGTTCCTTCTAGCCAAGGGCATATCGCTGGTGCACACGCTTGAGTTCACATTCCTGATCTATTCTGGATTCTTCTTCGGTAGCATCTTCAACATCTTCATAATAGACAAAGTTGAGAGGAAATGGGGGATCATAACCAGCGCACTGGTTGCCGGCGTAGTAGGTACTCTGTTCGCCATAGAGGCAAACGTCGTTGCCGTTATCATACTCGGTTTTATCGTTACGTTCACATTATGGAACTTCTCAAACTTCTTCCACACCTATCAGGCAGAGATATTTCCAACAAGGGTCAGGCCAACCGCCGCTGGAACGGTTTACAGCGTGAGCCGTATATCCACCTCCATACTGGTGCCAATAATAACTGCGTTCTTCCTGCCGCATGGAGTCCTCGCATCGTTCGGTATAATATGGGTCTTCATTATCATAGTGGTGCTTGACCTCGCAATTCTCGGACCGAAAGCATCCAGGCTCCGCGTTGAGCAGATCGCGTCGTGAAGATATAGTTCTTCAAAAATTTTTTATCTCTTTATTTCCATAATTTTTGAAGCGTAGATATTTTTTTAAATTTCAGTGCCAGAATAGCAT from Thermoplasma sp. Kam2015 includes the following:
- a CDS encoding MFS transporter encodes the protein MVEEKKYTGSVSDRLERLPFGTPQRNFLLMVTGGEWAETLMLLGNGAILALVATVLHFSHVLATLVVPTSFFLGEFIGSIFFGWLGDQKGRRTVFLYNLLVFSVGMILAGLMSSAILIAVFVFIGGIGVGGEFPIVDTFTTEMMPGRERGKRLATVYTIAVTAGPVIAFLVYEMKVIAPPFYSWRIIFWFMGIVGIAIWAVRTRLSESPRWLEVHGKYDEADKIVSNWEERIMKEKNMAKLPDVRESTDISPKKSRYRDIFAPDIRSRTIMMLIFQFFQSGIFYGFVSLAPLFLLAKGISLVHTLEFTFLIYSGFFFGSIFNIFIIDKVERKWGIITSALVAGVVGTLFAIEANVVAVIILGFIVTFTLWNFSNFFHTYQAEIFPTRVRPTAAGTVYSVSRISTSILVPIITAFFLPHGVLASFGIIWVFIIIVVLDLAILGPKASRLRVEQIAS